Within Sporosarcina sp. PTS2304, the genomic segment CGCCCTCCAGAAAGCGTCCGGTTCTGTAGGGAGAATCCTCACACGCATACTTTTTTTCTGCACTATAAAGGAGAAGTCCCTTACCCTACTTCAATTTCTGGAGAAACACCACCAAGCTTACTATACCTATCGTATTATTCTATTTTAAATAAAAAGAGACTTAATGGGGGAATGAAAATGAAGAAACTATTAATAATTGATGATCAGGCAGGTATTCGACTATTGCTGGATGAGATATTTACGAAATCTGGTATTCAAACCTCACTTGCCGCAAATGGTAAAGAAGGCATAGAACTATTTCAAAAATTTCAACCCGATTGTGTCTTACTGGATATGAAAATGCCTGGCATGAACGGCGTTGACGTACTACGTGAAATTAGAAAGCAACAACCTAAAGCGGTCGTTATGATGATGACCGCCTACAGTGAAATTGAATTAACAGAAGAAGCAGGAAGATTAGGTATCGACCATCATTTCACCAAACCATTTGACATTTTCGAAGTGAGAGACACCATCCTAAATCGGTTGCAGTTACAAGATGTTTGACAGTAGTAATAATGGTTTAGATTTGGTATGCTATAGAGCAGAAAGTGTAATAGAAATACACTAAGTTCGTAGGAATCCCTAAGGAGGAATAATGGTATGCCACTCGTCTCAATGAAAGAAATGATGATTAAAGGGAAACAGCAAGGATATGCAATCGGTCAATTTAATGTGAATAACTTAGAATATGCACAAGCTATTTTACAGGCGGCGGAAGAAGAAAAGTCACCTGTAATTTTAGGTGTTTCAGAAGGGGCTGCTCGCTATATGGGCGGCTTCAATACAGTAGTAATGATGGTGAAAGGTTTGATGAAGGATCTTGGCACGACTGTTCCTGTCGCAATCCACTTAGATCATGGCTCCAGTTTTGAAAAGTGTGAACAGGCAATTGAGGCAGGTTTTACGTCAGTTATGATTGATGCATCTTCTAAGCCGCTTCAAGAAAATATTGAAATCACAAAAAAAGTGGTAGAACTTGCGAAACAGCATAATGTATCTGTAGAAGCGGAACTCGGAGTCGTCGGTGGCCAAGAAGACGATGTGATCGCTGACGGTGTCATCTATGCAGATCCGGCAGAGTGTAAAGAATTAGTTGAGAAAACAGGTATTGACTGCCTGGCTCCTGCACTTGGTTCTGTCCATGGCCCTTATAAAGGCGAGCCAAATTTAGGATTTGAAGAAATGGAAGAAATTTCTAAGCAAGGCGATATTCCACTTGTATTGCATGGCGGTACAGGCATTCCGTTACAAGATATTGAACGTGCAATTTCTTTAGGAACCTCTAAAATTAACGTCAACACGGAAAATCAAATCCAAGGTACACAAGCAGTGCGTGACGTATTAGCAGCCGATGCTGACGTGTATGATCCACGTAAATATTTAACACCTATGCGTGAAGCTATCAAAACAACTGTAATTGGCAAAATGCGTGAATTTGGTAGCTCACAAAAAGCGTAACAAAAAGTATGTAGAATGTGAGGGAGGAGTGAAATACGTCTCCTTCTTTTTCATTGGAAATAAAAAACAATACATCCGGGGGTAATATACTTGAAATTTTTTATAGATACTGCAAACTTTGATGAGATAAAAGAAGCGCATAGCTGGGGAATTATTTCTGGCGTTACGACAAATCCTTCACTCGTCGCAAAAGAAAATATTTCATTCCACGATCGTTTGAAAGAGATTACGGCACTTGTTGCAGGTTCGGTAAGTGCAGAAGTCATCGCACTCGATGCAGAAGGTATGATTGAAGAAGGACGCAAACTAGCAAGTATAGCGAAAAATATTACAGTGAAATTGCCGATGACACCAGAAGGATTGAAAGCTTGTTCGGTATTTGCTGCAGAAGGAATCCAAACAAATGTGACACTTGTTTTTAGTGCAAACCAAGCATTACTGGCAGCACGTGCAGGAGCCACATACGTATCACCGTTCATCGGCCGCTTAGATGACATCGGACAAAATGGTGTAGAGTTAATTGAAACCATTTCTGATATTTTCACAATCCATAATTTGGACACACAAATTATTGCTGCTTCCATCAGACATCCTCAGCATATTACAGCTGCAGCATTAGCTGGCGCTCATATTGCAACGACACCGTTTAATGTGTTGCAAAGCTTATTCGCGCACCCTTTAACAGCTAAAGGAATCGATCAATTTCTAAAAGACTGGGAAACTAGAACGAATAAGTGATGGAACAAAAGGAGATCGACATGGACGTTTACAAAATTAAAGGTGGCAAGCGATTGCAAGGAACGATTAGAGTAAGTGGTGCGAAAAACAGCGCAGTTGCTCTAATTCCAGCAGCAATTTTAGCGGACTCGCCTGTAACAATTGCAGGCCTACCTGAGATTTCAGATGTTTTCACATTACAGGCATTGGTCGAAGAGATCGGTGGGAAAGTAGAGATGAATGACGGTAAGATGACGATTGATCCTTCTGAAATCATTTCTATGCCTCTACCTAATGGCAATGTAAAAAAACTTCGAGCTTCCTACTATATGATGGGTGCGATGTTAGGCAAGTTCGGTCATGCGGTAATTGGTTTACCAGGTGGTTGCCATTTAGGACCTAGACCAATCGACCAGCATATAAAAGGGTTTGAAGCGTTAGGTGCTACTGTTGAAAACGAACACGGTGCCATTTATCTGCGAGCCAATGAATTGCGCGGCGCAAAAATTTATTTGGATGTTGTCAGTGTTGGGGCAACAATCAATATTATGTTGGCTGCAGTTAAAGCTAAAGGTAAAACAATTATAGAGAATGCAGCCAAAGAACCTGAAATTATTGATGTTGCCACGTTGCTATCGAATATGGGTGCGAATATCAAAGGGGCTGGAACGAACGTTATTCGTATTGAAGGTGTGGAAAAGCTCCACGGAACCAAACATACGATTATTCCGGATCGAATTGAAACAGGCACGCATATGATTATGGCAGCAGCAATCGGTGATGGGATTACGATTGATAATGTGATACCACTTCACGTAGAGGCTGTTACAGCAAAATTGCGTGAAATGGGCGTCAAAGTGGAGGTCGGTGTAGAGCAAATCCACATTCCGAAAACGGAAAAGCTTCAAGCGGTAGATGTGAAAACATTAGTTTATCCAGGTTTTCCGACAGATCTTCAGCAACCGTTCGGTGTACTTTCTACACAAGCGGAAGGGTCATCTATTTTAACGGATACGATTTATCCTGCACGTTTCAAACAAATTGACGAACTCCGCCGCATGAATGCAGATGGTAGGGTAGAAGGGCGTTCCGCAATTATTACAGGACCGACTCCTTTACATGCAGCGACTGTAGAAGCAACAGATTTACGTGCAGGTGCGGCGCTATTAATTGCAGGCTTACTTGCGAGTGGAGAAACTGAAATTCAAGAAATTGAGCATATCGAACGCGGGTATGGGAAAATTATTCAGAAGCTTCAAAAGCTCGGAGCGGACATTAGTAAAGTAGAAGGTAAAAAAACT encodes:
- a CDS encoding response regulator, with protein sequence MKKLLIIDDQAGIRLLLDEIFTKSGIQTSLAANGKEGIELFQKFQPDCVLLDMKMPGMNGVDVLREIRKQQPKAVVMMMTAYSEIELTEEAGRLGIDHHFTKPFDIFEVRDTILNRLQLQDV
- a CDS encoding class II fructose-bisphosphate aldolase, which gives rise to MPLVSMKEMMIKGKQQGYAIGQFNVNNLEYAQAILQAAEEEKSPVILGVSEGAARYMGGFNTVVMMVKGLMKDLGTTVPVAIHLDHGSSFEKCEQAIEAGFTSVMIDASSKPLQENIEITKKVVELAKQHNVSVEAELGVVGGQEDDVIADGVIYADPAECKELVEKTGIDCLAPALGSVHGPYKGEPNLGFEEMEEISKQGDIPLVLHGGTGIPLQDIERAISLGTSKINVNTENQIQGTQAVRDVLAADADVYDPRKYLTPMREAIKTTVIGKMREFGSSQKA
- the fsa gene encoding fructose-6-phosphate aldolase; the protein is MKFFIDTANFDEIKEAHSWGIISGVTTNPSLVAKENISFHDRLKEITALVAGSVSAEVIALDAEGMIEEGRKLASIAKNITVKLPMTPEGLKACSVFAAEGIQTNVTLVFSANQALLAARAGATYVSPFIGRLDDIGQNGVELIETISDIFTIHNLDTQIIAASIRHPQHITAAALAGAHIATTPFNVLQSLFAHPLTAKGIDQFLKDWETRTNK
- a CDS encoding UDP-N-acetylglucosamine 1-carboxyvinyltransferase; this encodes MDVYKIKGGKRLQGTIRVSGAKNSAVALIPAAILADSPVTIAGLPEISDVFTLQALVEEIGGKVEMNDGKMTIDPSEIISMPLPNGNVKKLRASYYMMGAMLGKFGHAVIGLPGGCHLGPRPIDQHIKGFEALGATVENEHGAIYLRANELRGAKIYLDVVSVGATINIMLAAVKAKGKTIIENAAKEPEIIDVATLLSNMGANIKGAGTNVIRIEGVEKLHGTKHTIIPDRIETGTHMIMAAAIGDGITIDNVIPLHVEAVTAKLREMGVKVEVGVEQIHIPKTEKLQAVDVKTLVYPGFPTDLQQPFGVLSTQAEGSSILTDTIYPARFKQIDELRRMNADGRVEGRSAIITGPTPLHAATVEATDLRAGAALLIAGLLASGETEIQEIEHIERGYGKIIQKLQKLGADISKVEGKKTASISE